Part of the Chloroflexota bacterium genome is shown below.
CGGGAATGTACATGCCCCGGGCGAAGGCACCGTAATAGTGAGTATGGGTGCAGATATTGCCGGGCATGAGCAGCTTGCCGCCGGCATCCTCCCGCGCCGCATCGGGATAGGCGGCCAGCAGGTCCTGGCTGGAAGCAACCGCGGCGATCTCGCCATCCTGCACCAGGACAGCACCATCTTCGATCACGCGGTTGTCATCGCCGAAGGTGCAGACGGTCGCGTTGTGAATGAGGATTGATTGGGACATGGATTTCCTCCCTTGTCGCATCTGGTCAGTCGCCGCCATCTTCCAGCCACAACAGGGCCATGGCCACGGCTGTGGTCCAGGCCAGGCTTTGGAATTCCCCCCGCATCAGGGCGGTTTTCAGTTCTGATCGAGTCAGTTCGATGAGTTCCTGTTCTTCCAGATCATCGGAATTGGGCATAGTCACCGGGCGGGCGCCCCGCGCAAAATAGAGATTGGCTGTGGCGAAACCACGATTCGCACCGACATTGTAGTGCCCCAGGTCTATCCACCGGGACGCCTGGTAGCCTGTCTCCTCCAGTAATTCCCGCCGGGCGGCGGCCAGGGGTTCTTCACCGGGCTCGAGATAGCCGCCTACCACCGCCATGGTGACGCCGTCCAGGGCATACTTCACCTGTCGAAAGCAGAGAAAGGTGCCGGCTTCTGTTTCGGCCACCACGTTGATATAGTTGGGCGTGATGATCCAGGGCCAGTCTTCGATGCGCCGGCCGTCGGGCAGCTCGACAACATGTTCCTCCACAGTCAG
Proteins encoded:
- a CDS encoding NUDIX hydrolase, whose product is MDPWKTISRRTILQHSKYLTVEEHVVELPDGRRIEDWPWIITPNYINVVAETEAGTFLCFRQVKYALDGVTMAVVGGYLEPGEEPLAAARRELLEETGYQASRWIDLGHYNVGANRGFATANLYFARGARPVTMPNSDDLEEQELIELTRSELKTALMRGEFQSLAWTTAVAMALLWLEDGGD